One Salvia splendens isolate huo1 chromosome 22, SspV2, whole genome shotgun sequence DNA segment encodes these proteins:
- the LOC121786810 gene encoding uncharacterized protein LOC121786810: MSSSREGRVDKGKGKSKRPSRKSVIDEISQRNMDMWQIQEEQDMVNAIALSRSQFQGGRGYGGGDAYVGTGSGAPGPGAYSQQIPTPVNLDDDNDDVDEEKEEEEEEEEAEEERQQEMPPPPPPRTRSRRGRDLL; encoded by the exons atgtcttcatcccgagaaggtcgtgttgataagggcaagggaaagtccaagagGCCAAGTCGAAAatccgttattgatgagatTTCTCAAAGGAACATGGATATGTGGCAG attcaaGAAGAGCAAGATATGGTcaatgctattgctctctctcgctctcaattcCAAGGCGGGCGTGGATATGGTGgtggcgatgcttatgttggtactgGTAGTGGTGCTCCTGGTCCCGGTGCCTATTCTCAACAAATTCCAACACCGGTGAATCTTGATGACGACAATGATGATGTTGacgaggagaaggaggaggaggaggaggaagaagaggcgGAAGAGGAACGACaacaagaaatgccacccccaccaccaccaaggacaAGGAGTcgtcgtggtcgtg atttgctgTGA